The genomic region TGGTCCTGACTTCCTTCCAGTAAACTCATCTTTCCATTCTGAAAAGTGTGTACACCGGTATTACTAGCCAGATATGTTTTACCTCCAAACTCTTCAATATCATAAACAGCACCTAGTTCACCAGAATGATCTGTAAAGAATTTTAAAGGTGAATCAAGATCAAGTTTATCTATTCCTTTGTCCAATGCCAGCCATAAATTCCCCTGATGATAGCTCATCCCTAAGACCGTGTTGTTTTGTAAACCTTCAATACGATTGTAAAACCGAAGTTCTTTAGTATCAAGATCGTATTCCGCTACGCCATTTTTGATTGTTCCAATAAGAACTTTTTCTTCTGAAACGCTCAGAATATGGTTAAGCTCAGATTCTGAAAGAAATTCATTCAGTTCTATGTCCTCGATCTTTGATAATTCCCCTTCGGAGTAAATAAAAAGAGAATTTTTACTTCCTATATATAAGGTATCATTTAGAGCGAATAATTCTACAATATTTAATCCTTCCAGGGCTGAAAGATCTCCTTCCAGTTCCAGCCTGGCATTATCATTCGTTAAATAAAATATTCCTTTGCTTCTTTCGGCAATTACCAACCGACCTTGAAAAACCTCCATTGCCGTGGAAATATGGTTCTGAACTTTTAAGATCTCATTATCCTCATATTTAAAAACACCTCCAAAAGATCTGAAGTAAATAGTTTCACCCAGGGATTCTATGCTCCAGAATTCATCACTTTGCAATTCCAGTCCGGTCATTAGTTTACTCAACGAGTGATAAACCATTTTACCTTTTTCATCGGTCTGCCAGTAACCAAATTCCCTGAAAGATCCTGTATATATTCTATCTCCTTTTGGAAATACCGATCGAATGATGGAGCCACTTTCAAGTTTATGTAATTCCCAGCTTAATCCATCAAATTCTAAGAGGCCCTGATTATTTGCAGCAAATACTACCCCGCGATCATCCACAGCAATATCCCAATTCTGGCTGGCAGCATCATATAAAGCAGGATTATAGTTTTGTATAGGTGGAAGTAATTCCTGAGAATAAGTAGCATTCAGAGTTAAACATATAATAATCAGTATTTTAAATATTTTATGAATCATTTCGTACAGGTAATTGTGCATGCTATGAGCAGGTGAAAATTAAACAATTCCTATAAAACTTTTGCATTTTTCCTCTATACAAAATCTATCTCAATGTTACATCGAAGCTTGCCTATTTACTTTCTAATTCTTTTAAGCTCTATCTTTTTACAATCCTGCCAGGAAAAAACTTCTGAAGAAGTGACTGCAGATAAAAAACCCAATATCATCTTTATCATGACAGATGATCACGCTGCTCAGGCTATAAGTGCCTATGGACATCCAGTAAGTCAATTGGCTCCCACTCCAAATATTGACCGGATTGCCAATAACGGAGCTCGCTTTTTGAATAATTTCTGCACGAATTCTATTTGTGGACCCAGCAGGGCTGTGATCCTAACTGGAAAATTTAGTCACATAAATGGTTTCAGAATGAATGGGGACATCTTCGATGGTTCTCAACCTACATTGCCAAAATATTTGAAAGGTGCAGGATATAATACTTCTATAGTCGGAAAATGGCATTTGCATGGTAAGCCAGAGGGTTTCGATCACTGGCAAATCCTCAATGACCAGGGAAATTATTACAACCCCGAGTTTATTACCAAAAATGACACCAGCGTTGTTGAAGGATATGCAACAGACCTCATTACCAATATGAGTATAGAGTGGTTACAGAACCGTGATTCCGAAGAGAAGAAAAAACCATTCTTCCTGATGGTTCATCATAAGGCTCCACATAGAAACTGGATGCCACCAATAAGGCACATCAATACCTACGATTCTATTAAGTTTCCACTTCCAGAAAGTTTTTACAGTAAACATGAAAATCAGCTTGCCGCAAAGCACCAGTTACAAACTATTTATAATGACATGTATGAAGGGCATGATCTCAAAATGACCATTGAGAAAGGCAGTGATTCATTAAGACATAATCCGTGGAAAACAGATTTTGATAGAATGACAAAAGCTCAGCGTGCCGATTGGGATAAAGCCTACCGACCTAAAAATGACGCCTTTCATGAAGCTGATCTTAAAGGAAAGGATCTTGCGGAATGGAAAGGGCAAAGATATATGCGGGATTATATGGGAACTGCACAGGCAGTCGATGAAGGCGTTGGAAAAATCCTCGATTACCTGGATGCAGAAGGACTCACAGAGAACACCATTATCGTTTATACTACAGATCAAGGATTTTACCTTGGTGAGAAAGGCTTTTTTGATAAGCGTTTTATGTATGAAGAGTCATTAGCCATGCCTTTGCTTATACAATACCCGAAGGCGATCTCAAAAGGAATTGTCATTGACGCACTGACTCAAAATCTGGATTTCGCTCCAACCTTTCTGGATTACGCCGGCACTGAAATTCCTGAAAAAATGCAGGGTAAATCTCTTAGGCCTCTACTCTCCAGTTCTGAGAACAATAAGACCTTCAGAAATGCCATTTATTATCATTATTATGATTTTCCAGCTTTTCATATGGTTAAAAGGCACTACGGAATAAGAACAGACCGGTATAAACTTATCCATTTTTACGATGATATTGACGAATGGGAACTTTACGATCTTGAGACAGATCCAAAGGAGTTGAACAATCTATATGGCGATCAAAAGTATGCGGATATTCAGAAGAAACTACATTTAGAGCTAGAAGAACTTCAGGAGAATTACGAGGTGACCGAAGAGGAATTCGCCACTACACCAAAAGCTCAGGTTAAAAAAGCCTATGAAAATTTTGCCCGTCTCGCTGATGAGGAGCCAGATTCTTATGAAGGCTATCATTCTTTGAAAAAAAATTAATCTTTTGAGCTAATAGTTTATCGTTTAGGAGTCACTATGA from Christiangramia sp. OXR-203 harbors:
- a CDS encoding sulfatase, which produces MLHRSLPIYFLILLSSIFLQSCQEKTSEEVTADKKPNIIFIMTDDHAAQAISAYGHPVSQLAPTPNIDRIANNGARFLNNFCTNSICGPSRAVILTGKFSHINGFRMNGDIFDGSQPTLPKYLKGAGYNTSIVGKWHLHGKPEGFDHWQILNDQGNYYNPEFITKNDTSVVEGYATDLITNMSIEWLQNRDSEEKKKPFFLMVHHKAPHRNWMPPIRHINTYDSIKFPLPESFYSKHENQLAAKHQLQTIYNDMYEGHDLKMTIEKGSDSLRHNPWKTDFDRMTKAQRADWDKAYRPKNDAFHEADLKGKDLAEWKGQRYMRDYMGTAQAVDEGVGKILDYLDAEGLTENTIIVYTTDQGFYLGEKGFFDKRFMYEESLAMPLLIQYPKAISKGIVIDALTQNLDFAPTFLDYAGTEIPEKMQGKSLRPLLSSSENNKTFRNAIYYHYYDFPAFHMVKRHYGIRTDRYKLIHFYDDIDEWELYDLETDPKELNNLYGDQKYADIQKKLHLELEELQENYEVTEEEFATTPKAQVKKAYENFARLADEEPDSYEGYHSLKKN